In one Cellulomonas sp. JZ18 genomic region, the following are encoded:
- a CDS encoding ribose-phosphate diphosphokinase — translation MTGITTTDGEKRLVLASGRAHPELAQDVAEHLGVELLPTTAYDFANGEIYVRFGESVRGADAFVLQSHCAPINQWIMEQLLMVDAMKRASAKTITVIAPFYGYARQDKKHRGREPISARLMADLFLTAGADRIMSVDLHAAQTQGFFDGPVDHLWAQPILVEYVRTRVDTSNVTVVSPDAGRIRVAEQWAAKLGGGPLAFVHKTRDIHSPNKAVANRVVGDVEGRSCVIVDDLIDTAGTIAGAVRVVLEAGAKDVIVAATHGVLSDPAIERLQSCGAREVIITDTLPVAEERRFPQLTVLSIAPLLARAIREVFDDGSVTSLFDGNA, via the coding sequence ATGACCGGGATCACCACCACGGACGGCGAGAAGCGCCTGGTCCTCGCGTCCGGGCGCGCGCACCCCGAGCTCGCGCAGGACGTCGCCGAGCACCTCGGCGTCGAGCTCCTGCCGACCACGGCCTACGACTTCGCCAACGGCGAGATCTACGTCCGGTTCGGGGAGTCCGTCCGCGGTGCGGACGCGTTCGTCCTGCAGTCGCACTGCGCGCCGATCAACCAGTGGATCATGGAGCAGCTGCTCATGGTCGACGCGATGAAGCGCGCCTCGGCGAAGACGATCACCGTGATCGCGCCGTTCTACGGCTACGCCCGGCAGGACAAGAAGCACCGCGGCCGCGAGCCGATCTCGGCCCGCCTCATGGCGGACCTGTTCCTGACGGCCGGCGCCGACCGGATCATGAGCGTCGACCTGCACGCCGCGCAGACCCAGGGCTTCTTCGACGGGCCGGTCGACCACCTGTGGGCGCAGCCGATCCTCGTCGAGTACGTGCGCACCCGCGTCGACACGTCGAACGTCACCGTCGTCTCGCCGGACGCCGGCCGCATCCGCGTCGCCGAGCAGTGGGCGGCGAAGCTCGGGGGCGGCCCGCTGGCGTTCGTGCACAAGACGCGGGACATCCACAGCCCCAACAAGGCGGTCGCGAACCGCGTCGTGGGCGACGTCGAGGGGCGCTCCTGCGTCATCGTCGACGACCTCATCGACACGGCGGGCACCATCGCCGGCGCGGTCCGGGTCGTGCTCGAGGCGGGCGCGAAGGACGTCATCGTGGCGGCGACCCACGGCGTGCTCTCGGACCCCGCGATCGAGCGGCTGCAGTCGTGCGGCGCGCGCGAGGTGATCATCACGGACACGCTGCCCGTCGCGGAGGAGCGCCGCTTCCCGCAGCTCACGGTGCTGTCGATCGCGCCGCTGCTGGCGCGCGCCATCCGCGAGGTCTTCGACGACGGCTCCGTGACCTCCCTGTTCGACGGCAACGCCTGA
- a CDS encoding helix-turn-helix transcriptional regulator, with translation MSPVRADAGDGANDPGRDLDRLFAALSDGTRRALVERLAQGPASVSTLAEPLPMSLPAVTQHLGVLEQAGVVTSAKTGRVRTYQLVPDAVRPALRWLDRHRLPAEQRLDRLAALLEPPD, from the coding sequence GTGAGCCCCGTGCGGGCCGACGCCGGGGACGGCGCGAACGACCCCGGGCGCGACCTCGACCGGCTGTTCGCGGCGCTGTCCGACGGCACGCGCCGCGCCCTCGTCGAACGGCTCGCCCAGGGTCCCGCGTCCGTGAGCACGCTCGCCGAGCCCCTGCCCATGTCCCTGCCGGCGGTCACCCAGCACCTCGGCGTGCTCGAGCAGGCGGGCGTGGTCACCTCGGCGAAGACGGGGCGGGTGCGCACGTACCAGCTCGTGCCGGACGCGGTCCGTCCCGCGCTGCGCTGGCTGGACCGGCACCGCCTGCCCGCCGAGCAGCGGCTCGACCGGCTCGCCGCCCTGCTCGAGCCGCCCGACTGA
- a CDS encoding CynX/NimT family MFS transporter: MLAALLLVALNMRGPITALAPVVDLVSGDLALTPAAAGLLTGVPVLCFAAVTPLAAVALSRAGTTRMLAAALLAILAGTLLRSFGGTAGAFAGTVVLGAAITVCNVGVPLVIGRDFPTRVPRVMGLYSAVMNGGAALTTLGTAPLAALVGWRWALAAWGLLVVVALAVWTRVHLRASAPAAREPRVPVADEAVPDASVPVTAASAPVPSVLRRPVTWLLVVAFAGQSAGYMGLTAWLPSVLRDEAGLTRAGAGVGAALFQVLGVVGSLVVPPLLARERVAPRAVVVTIAACWLSLPLGLLLAPAGWAAWSTLAGLAQAANFVVVFTVVATVAGSPAAARRMSATVQTVGYSVAAVTPSALGAVHDATGGWAAPLLVVAGLLTMMAVAHTTAVGALRRG; this comes from the coding sequence GTGCTCGCCGCGCTGCTGCTCGTCGCGCTGAACATGCGCGGACCCATCACGGCGCTCGCGCCGGTCGTCGACCTCGTGAGCGGCGACCTCGCGCTGACCCCGGCCGCCGCGGGGCTGCTCACGGGCGTGCCCGTGCTGTGCTTCGCGGCCGTGACCCCGCTCGCCGCGGTCGCCCTCTCCCGCGCCGGCACGACGCGCATGCTGGCCGCGGCGCTGCTCGCGATCCTCGCCGGCACGCTGCTGCGCTCGTTCGGCGGGACGGCCGGTGCCTTCGCCGGCACGGTCGTGCTCGGCGCGGCGATCACCGTGTGCAACGTCGGGGTGCCGCTCGTCATCGGACGCGACTTCCCGACCCGGGTCCCGCGCGTCATGGGCCTGTACTCCGCGGTGATGAACGGGGGCGCCGCGCTCACGACGCTCGGCACGGCCCCGCTGGCGGCGCTCGTGGGGTGGCGCTGGGCGCTGGCCGCCTGGGGCCTGCTCGTCGTCGTCGCGCTCGCCGTGTGGACGCGCGTGCACCTGCGCGCGTCGGCCCCCGCGGCGCGCGAGCCCCGGGTGCCGGTCGCCGACGAGGCCGTGCCCGACGCCTCCGTACCGGTGACCGCCGCGTCCGCACCCGTCCCCTCCGTGCTGCGCCGCCCCGTCACGTGGCTGCTCGTCGTGGCGTTCGCGGGGCAGTCCGCCGGGTACATGGGCCTGACGGCGTGGCTGCCGTCCGTGCTGCGCGACGAGGCCGGCCTGACCCGGGCGGGCGCGGGCGTGGGGGCGGCGCTGTTCCAGGTGCTCGGCGTCGTCGGCAGTCTCGTCGTCCCGCCGCTGCTGGCGCGCGAGCGGGTCGCACCGCGCGCCGTCGTCGTCACGATCGCCGCGTGCTGGCTGAGCCTGCCGCTGGGCCTCCTGCTCGCACCCGCCGGCTGGGCCGCGTGGTCGACGCTCGCGGGGCTGGCGCAGGCCGCGAACTTCGTCGTCGTGTTCACGGTCGTCGCCACGGTCGCGGGCTCCCCCGCCGCGGCGCGGCGCATGTCCGCGACCGTGCAGACCGTCGGCTACTCCGTGGCCGCCGTCACCCCGAGTGCGCTCGGGGCCGTGCACGACGCCACGGGCGGCTGGGCGGCGCCGCTGCTCGTCGTCGCGGGCCTGCTGACCATGATGGCCGTGGCGCACACGACCGCCGTCGGGGCGCTGCGCCGCGGCTGA
- a CDS encoding MarR family winged helix-turn-helix transcriptional regulator gives MAETDLGRAPQDEVDRIVLAWERERPDLDVRPLTVLSRVSRLARHLDLARRGAFARHGLETWEFDVLAALRRAGAPYRLSPGALLTQTLVTSGTMTNRIDRLAEQGLVERQPSPDDRRGVLVQLTPAGLRRVDEAFADLLDVERDLIGDLPEADRDRLADLLRDVLTLFDRS, from the coding sequence ATGGCCGAGACCGACCTTGGCCGCGCGCCCCAGGACGAGGTCGACCGCATCGTGCTCGCGTGGGAGCGGGAGCGGCCCGACCTCGACGTGCGACCCCTCACGGTGCTCTCGCGCGTCAGCCGCCTCGCGCGCCACCTCGACCTCGCCCGCCGCGGCGCGTTCGCCCGGCACGGGCTCGAGACGTGGGAGTTCGACGTGCTCGCGGCCCTGCGCCGCGCAGGCGCGCCCTACCGCCTGTCCCCCGGCGCGCTGCTCACGCAGACGCTCGTGACGAGCGGGACGATGACCAACCGCATCGACCGGCTCGCCGAGCAGGGCCTGGTCGAGCGCCAGCCGTCGCCCGACGACCGGCGCGGGGTGCTGGTGCAGCTCACGCCCGCAGGCCTGCGGCGCGTGGACGAGGCCTTCGCCGACCTGCTCGACGTGGAGCGCGACCTGATCGGCGACCTGCCCGAGGCCGACCGGGACCGGCTGGCGGACCTGCTGCGGGACGTGCTCACGCTCTTCGACCGCTCGTGA
- a CDS encoding TetR/AcrR family transcriptional regulator: MTGVQRRAQLLDVSRKLFAEKGFDNTSVEEIAARAEVSKPVVYEHFGGKEGVYAVVVDREIQALTGALTGALEGGGHPKVLVERTALALLSYIETSEDGFRILVRDSPVAQATGTFSSLIGDVATQVEHLLADQFTKQGLDRRTAPIYAQMLVGMVALTGQWWLDARSPKKADVAAHLVNLAWNGLSGLERRPSLTKPTDVRAAARP; encoded by the coding sequence ATGACGGGGGTGCAGCGCCGGGCCCAGCTGCTGGACGTCTCGCGCAAGCTCTTCGCCGAGAAGGGCTTCGACAACACGAGCGTCGAGGAGATCGCGGCTCGCGCCGAGGTGTCCAAGCCGGTGGTGTACGAGCACTTCGGCGGCAAGGAGGGCGTCTACGCCGTCGTCGTGGACCGGGAGATCCAGGCCCTGACGGGGGCGCTCACCGGCGCTCTGGAGGGCGGCGGGCACCCCAAGGTGCTGGTCGAGCGCACCGCGCTCGCGCTGCTGTCGTACATCGAGACGTCCGAGGACGGCTTCCGCATCCTCGTGCGCGACTCCCCCGTCGCGCAGGCCACGGGCACGTTCTCCAGCCTCATCGGCGACGTCGCGACGCAGGTGGAGCACCTGCTCGCCGACCAGTTCACCAAGCAGGGCCTCGACCGGCGGACCGCCCCGATCTACGCGCAGATGCTCGTCGGGATGGTGGCCCTGACCGGGCAGTGGTGGCTCGACGCGCGCAGCCCCAAGAAGGCCGACGTCGCGGCGCACCTGGTGAACCTCGCCTGGAACGGCCTGTCCGGCCTCGAGCGGCGGCCGTCGCTCACGAAGCCCACCGACGTGCGCGCCGCCGCGCGACCGTAG
- a CDS encoding PKD domain-containing protein — MHSFFRSTRGPVRAVAAAAVTAGVVVVLSPTAATAVPRQEWPVLAADAFSRTTPGAWGSADAGGAWTHNGPASSYTVAGGVGSLVVPRAGSTIQSTLATVASTDTDVSLTVAADKAMTGSGAHIGVTARRVGSQEYGAKLRLLADGTATIALVDAGTVLPGVALPGTVAPGERIAVRVQASGTSPTTLRAKAWRAGQAEPADWTVSATSTTAALQAPGAVGVGAYLAGNVTNAPVAFGFDDLRVTTANPVVVPNTAPVAAIDAATARKSLVARVDGSRSSDADGAVSAWAWDFGDGATASGRSAEHAYATPGTYTVTLTVTDDEGATATTTRPVTVTAPNVAPTAAFAAPVVDGLTASVDAGASADADGTVAAYAWDFGDGTTATGATARHTWKTGGSYPVRLTVTDDDGATATASRTVTVAAPAPAPTATTGASATTIVRDTFATARTSGWGTAQTGGTWTHAGTASDYKVASGAATQTITKAGSSRTSSLTSVSSKAIDLAVTTSVDKAQTGTGTYVSVIGRQVGTAAYSARLRYLEDGTVQLAAMRGSTALSTADLGAVSPGTQLRVRLQVTGTSPTTVQARAWRTGTTEPTTWQVTAKDSDAALQKAGSVALSSYLSGSVTNAPMTVSYRDLVATTPGSTTPAPAPAPAPAPDKTVATGRPNADNTGVPAGTTFSKVHEGNLVITQPGTVIDGWDIRGYVTVKASNVVIRNSYIRGTATPQAADLVRVQGDAYSLTIEDSTLIPQTMSANQDGVKGWNFTLRRVEIAKVIDPVHIHGSNVLVERSWLHDNAHYEKDPNWNGTPSHDDSIQLQKGSNITIRDNTIEGSHNAALMLTQDAGAVSKVAVTGNFIDGGACTINIKNASIGAPTGVTIAGNTFGRNTQYKNCSVRVPTSYALDMRDNVYPDGVAVKRTNI, encoded by the coding sequence ATGCACTCGTTCTTCCGCAGCACGCGCGGACCCGTCCGGGCCGTCGCTGCCGCCGCGGTGACGGCCGGTGTGGTCGTCGTCCTGTCCCCCACCGCCGCCACCGCCGTCCCCCGGCAGGAGTGGCCCGTCCTCGCCGCCGACGCCTTCTCCCGCACCACGCCCGGTGCGTGGGGTTCCGCGGACGCGGGCGGCGCCTGGACCCACAACGGTCCCGCCAGCAGCTACACCGTCGCCGGTGGGGTCGGCTCGCTCGTCGTCCCCCGCGCGGGCTCGACGATCCAGTCGACGCTGGCCACGGTGGCGTCCACCGACACCGACGTCTCCCTGACCGTCGCCGCCGACAAGGCGATGACCGGCTCCGGCGCCCACATCGGGGTCACCGCCCGCCGCGTCGGGTCGCAGGAGTACGGCGCCAAGCTCCGTCTCCTCGCGGACGGCACGGCGACGATCGCGCTCGTCGACGCCGGCACCGTGCTGCCGGGCGTCGCGCTGCCGGGCACCGTCGCGCCGGGCGAGCGGATCGCCGTGCGCGTGCAGGCCTCGGGCACCTCCCCGACCACGCTGCGCGCCAAGGCCTGGCGCGCCGGCCAGGCCGAGCCGGCCGACTGGACCGTCTCCGCGACCAGCACCACCGCCGCGCTGCAGGCACCCGGCGCCGTCGGCGTCGGGGCCTACCTCGCGGGCAACGTCACGAACGCCCCCGTCGCGTTCGGGTTCGACGACCTGCGCGTCACCACCGCGAACCCCGTCGTCGTGCCGAACACGGCGCCGGTCGCCGCGATCGACGCCGCGACCGCCCGCAAGAGCCTCGTCGCGCGCGTCGACGGCTCCCGCTCGAGCGACGCCGACGGCGCCGTGAGCGCGTGGGCGTGGGACTTCGGCGACGGCGCCACGGCGAGCGGCCGCTCGGCCGAGCACGCCTACGCGACCCCCGGCACCTACACCGTGACGCTCACGGTGACGGACGACGAGGGCGCGACGGCCACGACGACGCGCCCCGTCACCGTGACGGCGCCGAACGTCGCGCCGACCGCCGCGTTCGCGGCGCCCGTGGTCGACGGCCTCACCGCGTCGGTCGACGCGGGCGCCTCGGCCGACGCCGACGGCACGGTCGCCGCCTACGCGTGGGACTTCGGCGACGGCACCACCGCCACGGGCGCCACCGCGCGCCACACCTGGAAGACCGGCGGCAGCTACCCCGTCCGGCTCACGGTGACCGACGACGACGGCGCCACCGCCACCGCGTCGCGCACCGTCACGGTGGCCGCCCCGGCACCGGCGCCCACCGCCACCACGGGCGCGTCGGCGACGACGATCGTGCGCGACACCTTCGCGACCGCGCGCACGAGCGGCTGGGGCACGGCGCAGACCGGTGGCACCTGGACGCACGCCGGCACGGCCTCGGACTACAAGGTCGCCTCCGGCGCGGCCACGCAGACCATCACGAAGGCGGGCTCCTCCCGCACCTCGTCGCTCACCTCCGTCTCGTCGAAGGCGATCGACCTGGCGGTCACGACGAGCGTGGACAAGGCGCAGACCGGGACCGGCACGTACGTGTCGGTGATCGGGCGCCAGGTCGGCACGGCCGCCTACTCCGCGCGCCTGCGCTACCTCGAGGACGGCACCGTCCAGCTCGCCGCCATGCGCGGCTCCACCGCGCTGAGCACCGCGGACCTGGGTGCGGTGTCGCCCGGGACGCAGCTGCGGGTCCGCCTGCAGGTGACCGGCACGTCGCCGACCACGGTCCAGGCCCGCGCCTGGCGCACGGGCACGACCGAGCCCACGACGTGGCAGGTCACGGCGAAGGACTCCGACGCCGCGCTGCAGAAGGCCGGTTCGGTCGCCCTGAGCTCCTACCTGTCCGGCAGCGTGACCAACGCCCCGATGACCGTCTCCTACCGCGACCTGGTCGCCACCACGCCGGGCAGCACGACGCCCGCGCCGGCACCCGCCCCCGCCCCCGCCCCCGACAAGACGGTCGCCACGGGACGGCCGAACGCCGACAACACCGGCGTCCCGGCGGGCACGACGTTCAGCAAGGTGCACGAGGGCAACCTCGTCATCACCCAGCCCGGCACCGTCATCGACGGGTGGGACATCCGCGGCTACGTCACGGTCAAGGCGAGCAACGTCGTCATCCGCAACTCCTACATCCGCGGCACGGCGACCCCGCAGGCGGCCGACCTGGTGCGCGTGCAGGGTGACGCCTACTCCCTGACGATCGAGGACTCCACGCTGATCCCGCAGACGATGTCCGCGAACCAGGACGGCGTGAAGGGCTGGAACTTCACCCTGCGGCGCGTCGAGATCGCGAAGGTCATCGACCCGGTCCACATCCACGGCAGCAACGTGCTCGTCGAGCGGTCGTGGCTGCACGACAACGCGCACTACGAGAAGGACCCGAACTGGAACGGGACGCCGAGCCACGACGACTCGATCCAGCTCCAGAAGGGCAGCAACATCACGATCCGTGACAACACGATCGAGGGCTCGCACAACGCGGCGCTCATGCTGACCCAGGACGCGGGCGCGGTGTCGAAGGTCGCGGTCACGGGCAACTTCATCGACGGCGGCGCGTGCACGATCAACATCAAGAACGCGTCGATCGGCGCCCCCACGGGCGTGACGATCGCCGGCAACACGTTCGGCCGCAACACGCAGTACAAGAACTGCTCGGTGCGCGTCCCGACGAGCTACGCGCTCGACATGCGCGACAACGTCTACCCCGACGGGGTGGCCGTGAAGCGCACGAACATCTGA
- the glmU gene encoding bifunctional UDP-N-acetylglucosamine diphosphorylase/glucosamine-1-phosphate N-acetyltransferase GlmU: protein MDVPRPAAVIVLAAGEGTRMRSATPKVLHTLAGRSMVGHALATARALEPERVAVVVRHERERVAAHVLEVDPGALLVDQDDVPGTGRAVQVAMTALDAAAQAAVAQVAGEAADADGGSAADSVLDGAVVVVAGDVPLLDAGTLGELLAAHAADGNAVTVLTTEVAEPTGYGRILREPGTGDVLGIVEEKDADDEQRAITEINTSVYVFDAAVLRAALARLGRDNAQGEVYLTDVLAIARADGGHVRALRTDDAMSVEGVNDRVQLAVLRAELNRRLLEDWMRAGVTVVDPSTTWVDVDVELERDVTLLPNTQLHGATRVAEGATVGPDTTLTDVEVGPGATVVRTHGSHAVIGEGATVGPFAYLRPGTELGAGGKIGTFVETKNAQIGTGSKIPHLSYVGDATIGEHSNIGAASVTVNYDGVNKHRTVIGSYARTGSDNMFVAPVVVGDGAYTGAGTVVRRDVPPGALAVSAGSQRNIEGWVQRSRAGTPAAEAAARARGTLDVGALSPQARAERERAAAAGTPVTPPPDLPGQPARLADDAATGSTTTDEGTTR, encoded by the coding sequence GTGGACGTCCCCCGCCCCGCAGCCGTCATCGTCCTCGCAGCGGGTGAGGGCACACGGATGCGCTCGGCAACACCGAAGGTCCTGCACACGCTCGCCGGCCGCTCCATGGTGGGCCACGCGCTCGCCACGGCGCGGGCCCTCGAGCCCGAGCGGGTCGCCGTGGTCGTCCGGCACGAGCGCGAGCGCGTCGCCGCGCACGTGCTCGAGGTCGACCCCGGGGCGCTGCTCGTGGACCAGGACGACGTGCCGGGCACCGGCCGCGCGGTCCAGGTCGCGATGACGGCGCTCGACGCCGCCGCGCAGGCGGCCGTCGCGCAGGTCGCGGGGGAGGCCGCGGACGCGGACGGCGGGTCCGCCGCCGACTCGGTGCTCGACGGCGCCGTCGTCGTCGTCGCGGGCGACGTGCCGCTGCTGGACGCCGGCACGCTCGGCGAGCTGCTCGCGGCGCACGCCGCCGACGGCAACGCCGTCACGGTGCTGACCACCGAGGTCGCCGAGCCCACGGGCTACGGCCGCATCCTGCGCGAGCCGGGCACGGGCGACGTGCTCGGCATCGTCGAGGAGAAGGACGCCGACGACGAGCAGCGCGCGATCACCGAGATCAACACCTCGGTGTACGTGTTCGACGCCGCCGTGCTGCGGGCCGCGCTCGCGCGCCTGGGCCGCGACAACGCGCAGGGCGAGGTCTACCTGACGGACGTGCTCGCGATCGCGCGGGCCGACGGCGGCCACGTGCGCGCACTGCGCACGGACGACGCGATGAGCGTCGAGGGCGTCAACGACCGCGTGCAGCTCGCGGTGCTGCGCGCCGAGCTGAACCGCCGCCTGCTCGAGGACTGGATGCGCGCGGGCGTGACGGTCGTGGACCCCAGCACCACGTGGGTCGACGTCGACGTCGAGCTCGAGCGCGACGTGACCCTGCTGCCCAACACGCAGCTGCACGGCGCGACGCGCGTCGCCGAGGGCGCCACGGTCGGCCCCGACACCACGCTCACCGACGTCGAGGTGGGCCCGGGCGCGACCGTCGTGCGCACGCACGGCTCGCACGCGGTCATCGGCGAGGGGGCGACGGTCGGTCCGTTCGCCTACCTGCGGCCGGGCACGGAGCTCGGTGCCGGCGGCAAGATCGGCACCTTCGTCGAGACGAAGAACGCGCAGATCGGCACGGGGTCGAAGATCCCGCACCTGTCCTACGTGGGCGACGCGACGATCGGCGAGCACTCGAACATCGGGGCCGCGTCCGTGACCGTCAACTACGACGGCGTGAACAAGCACCGCACGGTGATCGGCTCCTACGCCCGGACGGGCTCGGACAACATGTTCGTCGCGCCGGTGGTCGTGGGCGACGGCGCCTACACGGGCGCCGGGACCGTGGTCCGGCGCGACGTGCCGCCGGGCGCGCTCGCCGTCAGCGCCGGCTCGCAGCGCAACATCGAGGGCTGGGTGCAGCGCTCGCGTGCCGGGACCCCGGCGGCGGAGGCCGCCGCCCGGGCACGCGGGACGCTGGACGTCGGGGCGCTGTCCCCGCAGGCGCGCGCCGAGCGCGAGCGCGCGGCCGCGGCGGGTACGCCCGTCACGCCGCCGCCGGACCTGCCGGGGCAGCCCGCCCGGCTCGCGGACGACGCTGCGACGGGCAGCACGACGACGGACGAGGGAACGACGCGATGA
- a CDS encoding 50S ribosomal protein L25/general stress protein Ctc — MSDVKLAATARTEFGKGAARRLRRAHQIPAVLYGHGTQPVHVALPGHDTMLALKHTNALFEIDLDGETTLAIVKDVQRDVVRQVIEHVDLLVVRRGEMVSVDVPVVVTGESAPGTIHVVETQTLSLEADATKLPSSVEVTIDGLAAGSSVTAGQVVLPEGSTLMSDAEQVVVAISEPQATADDLAADAAAAEQSAASASEG; from the coding sequence GTGTCCGACGTCAAGCTCGCCGCCACCGCCCGCACGGAGTTCGGCAAGGGCGCCGCCCGCCGCCTGCGCCGCGCCCACCAGATCCCCGCCGTCCTCTACGGCCACGGCACGCAGCCCGTGCACGTCGCCCTCCCGGGCCACGACACGATGCTGGCGCTCAAGCACACGAACGCGCTGTTCGAGATCGACCTCGACGGCGAGACGACGCTCGCGATCGTCAAGGACGTCCAGCGCGACGTCGTCCGCCAGGTCATCGAGCACGTCGACCTGCTGGTCGTCCGCCGCGGCGAGATGGTCTCGGTCGACGTCCCGGTCGTGGTGACCGGCGAGTCCGCCCCGGGCACCATCCACGTCGTGGAGACCCAGACGCTGTCGCTCGAGGCCGACGCCACGAAGCTGCCGTCGTCCGTCGAGGTCACGATCGACGGTCTCGCCGCCGGCTCGTCCGTCACGGCCGGGCAGGTCGTCCTGCCCGAGGGCTCCACGCTGATGAGCGACGCCGAGCAGGTCGTCGTCGCGATCTCCGAGCCGCAGGCCACGGCGGACGACCTGGCCGCGGACGCCGCCGCCGCGGAGCAGTCGGCCGCGTCGGCCTCCGAGGGCTGA
- a CDS encoding DUF6492 family protein translates to MALTWVTPVFEAEVPLLHLQARSLARHVPAHDVADVVVLDNTARGLRQRDRAALLDAYGAHAARVRLLRPTDVCPVPRASGWRRQQALKLAVARSVATAHYVVLDAKNHLVAPPAATAFVTADGRARVRGYGYRDHPLRPAFTHVLTHLGLDPDAHVDRFAATVTPFVLDTAVVRALLHEVEQESGRPFAHAFVAADLTEFFLYAGWVARRDGTLARVMELTDEPSATVWPRAATADGVRATLATVASHDLPVLGVHRNAVPRLDPAARRALATFWAERDLVDSAADGVALLERMARRHAVERRRQQVRDVVPRALALARRARTARRGAAA, encoded by the coding sequence GTGGCGCTGACCTGGGTGACGCCCGTCTTCGAGGCGGAGGTCCCGCTGCTGCACCTGCAGGCGCGCTCGCTCGCCCGGCACGTGCCGGCGCACGACGTCGCGGACGTGGTGGTGCTGGACAACACGGCGCGCGGGCTGCGGCAACGGGACCGCGCCGCGCTGCTCGACGCCTACGGCGCGCACGCCGCCCGCGTCCGGCTGCTGCGTCCCACCGACGTGTGCCCGGTGCCGCGCGCCTCGGGCTGGCGACGGCAGCAGGCGCTGAAGCTGGCGGTCGCGCGGTCGGTGGCGACGGCGCACTACGTGGTCCTCGACGCGAAGAACCACCTGGTGGCACCGCCCGCCGCGACGGCGTTCGTGACCGCCGACGGACGCGCACGCGTGCGCGGCTACGGCTACCGCGACCACCCCCTGCGTCCGGCGTTCACCCACGTGCTGACGCACCTCGGGCTCGACCCCGACGCGCACGTCGACCGGTTCGCGGCGACGGTCACGCCGTTCGTGCTCGACACCGCGGTCGTGCGTGCGCTCCTGCACGAGGTCGAGCAGGAGAGCGGCCGCCCGTTCGCCCACGCCTTCGTCGCGGCGGACCTCACGGAGTTCTTCCTCTACGCGGGGTGGGTCGCCCGGCGCGACGGGACGCTCGCCCGCGTCATGGAGCTCACCGACGAGCCGAGCGCGACGGTCTGGCCGCGCGCCGCCACCGCGGACGGCGTGCGGGCCACCCTGGCGACCGTGGCGTCCCACGACCTGCCGGTGCTCGGGGTGCACCGCAACGCCGTGCCCCGCCTCGACCCGGCGGCGCGGCGCGCGCTCGCGACGTTCTGGGCCGAGCGGGACCTCGTGGACAGCGCCGCGGACGGTGTCGCGCTGCTCGAGCGCATGGCGCGCCGGCACGCCGTCGAGCGCCGGCGTCAGCAGGTGCGGGACGTGGTGCCGCGTGCGCTCGCGCTCGCCCGCCGCGCCCGCACGGCGCGGCGCGGCGCCGCCGCCTGA